In Aquimarina spinulae, a single window of DNA contains:
- a CDS encoding outer membrane lipoprotein-sorting protein, translating into MRTLILAGLAVLSTITLTAQNAEERGLQIAKAADQADQGFNSSIVNLKMTLKNKNGQTSERLLITRTLEQTTDGDKSLIVFNSPKDVKGTSTLTFTHKIGADDQWLFLPSIKRVKRISSNNKSGPFVGSEFAYEDLSSQEVEKYGYKFLEEKGNLLMVEQDPVDPKSGYTRRIVTYNKDKGYRIERVEFYDRKNSLLKTLTYGDYKLYKGKFWRALTLHMVNHQSNKETVLKFSDYNFEAALADEDFTQVALKRAGQ; encoded by the coding sequence ATGAGAACATTAATTTTAGCTGGACTTGCAGTACTAAGTACTATAACTTTAACAGCACAAAATGCAGAAGAACGAGGTTTGCAAATTGCCAAAGCAGCAGATCAGGCAGATCAAGGTTTCAATAGTTCTATTGTAAACCTAAAAATGACCCTAAAAAATAAAAATGGGCAAACCAGTGAACGGTTATTAATTACCCGAACTTTAGAACAAACAACAGACGGAGATAAATCACTGATTGTTTTTAATAGTCCAAAAGATGTGAAAGGAACCTCGACATTAACTTTTACTCACAAAATTGGAGCAGATGACCAATGGCTTTTCTTACCTTCAATCAAAAGAGTAAAAAGAATATCTTCTAATAATAAATCCGGCCCTTTTGTAGGTAGTGAGTTTGCATACGAAGATCTTTCTTCGCAAGAAGTAGAAAAATACGGTTATAAATTTCTGGAAGAAAAAGGAAATTTATTGATGGTAGAACAAGATCCGGTTGATCCAAAATCTGGTTACACAAGAAGAATTGTTACTTACAATAAAGACAAAGGATATCGAATAGAAAGGGTCGAATTCTATGATCGTAAAAACTCACTACTCAAAACACTTACTTATGGTGATTATAAATTATATAAAGGAAAATTCTGGAGAGCATTAACTCTTCATATGGTAAATCACCAAAGTAATAAAGAAACCGTATTAAAATTTAGTGATTATAATTTTGAAGCAGCACTTGCCGATGAAGATTTTACTCAAGTTGCTCTAAAACGGGCTGGACAATAA
- a CDS encoding M57 family metalloprotease: MKKIKVLALCAIVAGFTTSCEKKEVSNETQPEAVTEQVSKAHIQALHDAGVNATGAEYVTVKHPDGSVEEAIQSSDLILAINKLAEQKLAEIENGNKQYRTNNLVSSGNRNISIIGYTGSGYALTSKMRTGLQWAVNNYNALNNTLSFSLSFAASTSADMVVYNNGSSGAGGSAGFPSGGRPYKWIQINAGSNSLSNNAMEHLMGHEMGHCLGFRHTDYARRRCDNSNEGSAGIGAIHIPGTPTANQWGQSGLDTDSIMISCFDGSEDGEFSNRDRTALNYLY; this comes from the coding sequence ATGAAAAAAATCAAAGTATTAGCGCTTTGCGCTATCGTTGCAGGATTTACAACATCTTGTGAAAAAAAAGAAGTTTCTAACGAGACACAACCAGAAGCTGTTACAGAACAAGTTTCAAAAGCTCACATTCAGGCATTACATGATGCAGGAGTGAATGCTACTGGAGCTGAATATGTGACGGTAAAACATCCAGATGGGTCAGTAGAAGAAGCTATACAATCTAGCGATCTTATTTTGGCAATTAATAAATTGGCAGAACAAAAACTGGCAGAAATAGAAAATGGTAACAAGCAATACAGAACAAATAATCTTGTATCTAGTGGTAATAGAAATATTAGCATTATCGGGTATACAGGATCTGGATATGCTTTAACCAGTAAAATGCGTACAGGACTTCAGTGGGCTGTTAACAATTATAATGCATTAAATAATACACTAAGTTTCAGTCTATCTTTTGCTGCATCTACCAGTGCTGATATGGTAGTATATAATAATGGTTCTTCGGGTGCAGGAGGATCTGCAGGTTTTCCTAGTGGAGGAAGACCATATAAGTGGATTCAGATTAATGCAGGTAGTAACAGTTTAAGTAATAATGCTATGGAGCATTTAATGGGTCATGAAATGGGACACTGTTTAGGATTCAGACATACTGATTATGCTCGAAGAAGATGTGATAATAGTAATGAAGGATCTGCTGGTATAGGAGCTATCCATATTCCTGGGACTCCAACTGCTAATCAGTGGGGACAAAGTGGTTTAGATACAGATTCTATTATGATCTCTTGTTTTGATGGAAGTGAAGATGGAGAGTTTAGTAACAGAGATAGAACTGCTTTAAACTACCTGTACTAA
- a CDS encoding ATP-dependent Clp protease adaptor ClpS yields MSTQEKVLEEVLEKSVDQSNNEIVLYNDDVNTFDHVIETLIYTCEHTPVQAEQCAMLVHYKGKCTVKTGVYEELVPRCSKLLDAGLSAEIV; encoded by the coding sequence ATGAGTACCCAGGAGAAAGTTTTAGAAGAAGTTTTAGAAAAATCTGTTGACCAAAGCAATAACGAGATTGTTTTGTATAATGATGATGTAAATACATTTGATCATGTTATAGAAACTCTTATTTATACTTGTGAACATACACCGGTACAAGCAGAGCAATGTGCTATGTTAGTGCACTATAAAGGGAAATGTACTGTAAAAACAGGTGTTTATGAAGAATTAGTACCACGGTGTTCTAAATTATTAGATGCAGGTCTTAGTGCAGAGATTGTGTGA
- the prmA gene encoding 50S ribosomal protein L11 methyltransferase, producing MSNTKYIGYYFKVSPLQPATEILIAELGYVGFESFVETENGVNAFIQSIDWEENILEGVYVLNSGEFDIEYTIEEIEQINWNKEWEKNFNPIVVDDTCSVRAPFHEKPNTKYDIIIEPKMSFGTGHHETTHMMIQHILKTDLNDKTVLDMGCGTGVLAILAKMRGAGPTDAIDIDNWCYLNTVENVERNNCEDITAYEGDASLLSGKSYDVIIANINRNILLNDIQQYVKSLNSKGKLFLSGFYKEDLDMITKECTKNHLDFIENFNRNNWIAASYELK from the coding sequence ATGTCAAATACAAAATACATTGGGTATTATTTTAAGGTCTCACCACTACAACCAGCTACAGAAATATTAATTGCAGAATTGGGATATGTTGGATTCGAAAGCTTTGTAGAAACCGAGAACGGAGTTAATGCTTTTATTCAAAGTATAGATTGGGAAGAGAATATTTTGGAAGGGGTTTATGTATTAAATTCTGGAGAATTTGACATAGAATATACCATTGAAGAAATAGAGCAAATAAACTGGAATAAAGAATGGGAAAAGAACTTTAATCCCATTGTTGTAGATGATACTTGTAGTGTAAGAGCGCCTTTTCATGAAAAACCAAATACAAAATATGATATTATTATCGAACCCAAAATGTCTTTTGGTACAGGGCATCATGAGACTACACATATGATGATCCAACATATTTTGAAAACAGACCTAAATGATAAAACAGTATTAGATATGGGATGCGGTACTGGGGTTTTGGCAATTCTCGCTAAAATGAGAGGTGCCGGACCTACAGATGCTATTGATATTGATAATTGGTGTTATTTAAATACTGTAGAAAACGTAGAGCGTAATAATTGCGAAGATATTACTGCGTATGAGGGTGATGCCTCACTTTTATCAGGAAAAAGCTATGATGTTATTATTGCTAATATCAATCGCAATATATTACTAAATGATATTCAACAATATGTAAAATCCTTAAACTCCAAGGGTAAATTATTTTTAAGTGGTTTTTATAAAGAAGATTTAGATATGATTACAAAAGAATGTACAAAGAATCATCTTGATTTTATAGAAAATTTCAATAGAAATAATTGGATAGCAGCGTCTTATGAGTTAAAATAA
- the tpiA gene encoding triose-phosphate isomerase, translated as MRKKIVAGNWKMNKNLAETKTLLSELTTKLKASSEAEIIVAPTFTNLYSATEVLKSSEITVAAQNMHEAENGAYTGEISADMLKSIGVETVILGHSERRAYFGETDQLLAHKVNTALQHEMTIIFCFGEELQDRKSDNHFSIVEQQLKNGLFHINKANWKNVILAYEPVWAIGTGETASPEQAQEMHAFIRKTIANTYDQETADEVSILYGGSVKPNNAQEIFAKTDVDGGLIGGASLDAENFSAIVNAI; from the coding sequence ATGAGAAAAAAAATTGTAGCCGGAAACTGGAAAATGAATAAGAATCTGGCAGAAACCAAGACATTGCTATCTGAGTTAACAACCAAACTTAAGGCATCGTCTGAAGCAGAAATTATTGTAGCGCCTACATTTACTAACCTGTATAGTGCAACTGAAGTTTTAAAATCCTCAGAAATTACTGTTGCTGCACAAAATATGCATGAAGCAGAAAATGGCGCGTATACGGGAGAAATTTCTGCAGATATGCTTAAAAGTATTGGAGTAGAGACTGTAATTTTGGGACATAGTGAGCGTAGAGCTTATTTTGGAGAAACAGATCAATTACTAGCTCATAAAGTTAATACAGCATTACAACATGAGATGACTATAATTTTCTGTTTTGGAGAAGAATTGCAAGATCGAAAAAGTGATAATCATTTCTCTATTGTAGAACAGCAATTAAAAAATGGTCTTTTTCATATTAATAAAGCAAACTGGAAAAATGTAATCCTTGCATACGAACCAGTTTGGGCAATAGGAACAGGAGAAACTGCATCTCCAGAACAAGCTCAGGAAATGCACGCGTTTATAAGAAAAACCATAGCGAATACTTATGATCAGGAAACTGCTGATGAGGTTTCTATTTTATATGGAGGAAGTGTAAAGCCTAATAATGCTCAGGAAATTTTTGCAAAAACCGATGTAGATGGAGGATTAATAGGAGGAGCTTCATTAGATGCAGAAAATTTTTCTGCAATAGTAAATGCTATTTAA
- a CDS encoding ABC transporter permease has protein sequence MAGYLISKIGYALLTLLGVVTVIFLLFTILPGDPAQMMLGQNETEEQLKNVRKKYGFDKPLSKQYLYYINDLSPISFHSTNPDHFSYFDTKKYNGNQLFKIGDVATILKFPYLRESFQKSGKKVSEVIKETLPNTAVLAISAICIAIIIGILLGIIGALTKDQWPDKMIQLLSTLGMSVPSFFSAIIFAWLFGYVLQEFTNLNMTGSLYEVDDFGEGSYIQWKNLILPAIVLGIRPLAVVSQLMRNSLLEVMGQDYIRTAKAKGLSMFQVIRKHALKNSLNPVVTAISGWFASMLAGAVFVEYIFGWNGLGKEIVDALNTLDLPVIMGAVLVIATMFILINIFVDIIYGWLDPRIRV, from the coding sequence ATGGCAGGGTATCTCATCAGTAAAATAGGATATGCTTTGCTTACTTTATTGGGAGTGGTGACTGTTATTTTTTTATTATTTACAATTCTTCCCGGTGATCCTGCTCAGATGATGCTCGGGCAAAATGAGACCGAAGAACAGTTAAAAAATGTGAGGAAGAAATATGGTTTTGATAAGCCATTATCAAAGCAATATTTATATTATATAAATGACCTTTCTCCTATATCATTTCACAGTACAAATCCTGATCATTTTTCATATTTCGACACTAAAAAATATAACGGGAACCAGTTATTTAAGATAGGTGATGTTGCTACAATACTTAAATTTCCATATTTAAGAGAATCTTTTCAAAAAAGTGGTAAAAAAGTAAGTGAGGTAATTAAAGAAACGTTACCCAATACAGCGGTTTTGGCAATCTCTGCTATATGTATTGCCATCATTATAGGGATTTTATTGGGAATTATAGGTGCCTTGACCAAGGACCAATGGCCGGATAAAATGATTCAATTGTTAAGTACTTTAGGAATGAGTGTTCCTTCTTTTTTTAGTGCAATTATTTTTGCCTGGTTGTTTGGATATGTGTTACAAGAATTTACCAATTTAAATATGACAGGTAGTTTATATGAAGTCGATGATTTTGGAGAAGGGAGTTATATCCAATGGAAAAACCTAATTCTTCCTGCAATAGTATTGGGGATTCGACCACTTGCTGTTGTTTCTCAACTCATGCGTAATTCATTACTCGAGGTGATGGGGCAGGATTATATTCGCACGGCAAAGGCAAAAGGGCTTTCGATGTTTCAGGTGATAAGAAAACATGCATTAAAAAACTCATTAAACCCAGTTGTTACTGCAATTTCGGGATGGTTTGCATCTATGCTGGCTGGAGCAGTATTTGTAGAATATATATTTGGATGGAACGGATTAGGTAAAGAGATTGTAGATGCTCTAAATACGTTGGATCTTCCTGTCATAATGGGAGCTGTATTGGTGATTGCTACCATGTTTATACTAATCAATATATTTGTCGATATTATATATGGATGGCTTGACCCCAGAATTAGGGTTTGA
- a CDS encoding BT_3928 family protein, translating into MKILVSFSRIFVAALFLFSGFIKLNDPVGFSYKLQEYFGEGVLNLEFLIPFALLIAIFLVIFEIVLGITLLLGYLPKFTVWSLLLMIAFFTFLTFYSAYFNKVTDCGCFGDALPLTPWESFTKDVILLVLILILFFGRKYITPIKPLAVHKWVVFATFTACLAFAYYVLMHLPAFDFRAYKEGVNIQEGMEIPEGAPKAEFAYHWKFNVNGEEKIITTSGDYPKVDGKFIEVETETVDEGYEPPIHDFAIEKNDTDYTAEFLEKENLILIVGYNLSKSEAEGFYAVKEITNKAISQGYDVIGLTASTPKDIAQVQQQYGLDFEFYTTDETALKTILRSNPGIVKLKKGTIVKKLHWNDAEKLNLEKVEPSKPKINVLLKAQLDSIMKLDQDGRSSGEISWEEQKIIDSTNTIFIEEVFKKYGYPGKTLVGEGTNIAAWLVIQHSDKIGVYLPLIKEAGEKGELDMASVAMMEDRHLMQQELEQIYGTQGMTLNSNSKTPIPLIWPIKDPESVNERRKEAGFTETIEEYSERLLGVPYKMYTLEEVKKIKENSNQ; encoded by the coding sequence ATGAAAATATTGGTTTCTTTCTCAAGAATATTTGTAGCAGCACTTTTTCTGTTTTCAGGGTTTATAAAGCTTAATGACCCTGTTGGGTTTTCATACAAGCTTCAGGAATATTTTGGTGAAGGTGTACTGAACTTAGAATTTTTAATTCCCTTTGCTTTATTAATAGCGATTTTTTTGGTGATTTTTGAAATCGTATTAGGTATTACATTGTTATTGGGATATTTGCCAAAATTTACAGTATGGTCATTGTTATTAATGATTGCCTTTTTTACGTTTCTTACCTTTTATTCGGCGTATTTTAATAAAGTTACAGATTGCGGATGTTTTGGTGATGCATTACCATTAACTCCCTGGGAATCCTTTACCAAAGATGTAATTTTACTGGTTTTAATATTGATATTGTTCTTTGGAAGAAAGTATATAACACCGATTAAACCTCTTGCAGTACATAAATGGGTTGTTTTTGCAACTTTTACGGCTTGTTTAGCCTTTGCGTATTATGTTTTAATGCATTTACCAGCTTTTGATTTTAGAGCATATAAAGAAGGAGTTAATATTCAGGAAGGGATGGAAATACCAGAAGGAGCCCCAAAAGCAGAGTTTGCTTATCACTGGAAATTTAATGTTAACGGAGAGGAGAAAATTATTACCACAAGTGGAGATTATCCCAAAGTAGATGGTAAATTTATCGAAGTTGAAACCGAAACAGTAGACGAAGGATATGAACCTCCAATTCATGACTTTGCAATAGAAAAAAATGATACGGATTATACAGCAGAATTTCTCGAAAAAGAAAACCTGATATTAATAGTAGGGTATAACTTATCTAAAAGTGAAGCAGAAGGCTTTTATGCAGTTAAAGAAATAACCAATAAAGCGATATCTCAAGGATATGATGTGATAGGTCTTACCGCTTCTACACCAAAAGATATAGCGCAGGTACAACAACAATATGGTCTTGATTTTGAATTTTATACTACAGACGAAACAGCCTTAAAAACCATATTACGATCTAACCCTGGGATTGTAAAACTTAAAAAGGGGACTATAGTAAAAAAGTTACACTGGAATGATGCAGAGAAACTTAACCTGGAAAAAGTAGAACCTTCGAAACCTAAGATTAATGTACTGCTAAAAGCACAGTTAGATAGTATTATGAAGTTGGATCAGGACGGAAGAAGTTCTGGAGAAATTTCCTGGGAAGAACAAAAAATAATAGATAGTACCAATACAATATTTATAGAAGAAGTTTTTAAAAAGTATGGGTATCCTGGTAAAACTTTGGTTGGCGAAGGGACAAATATAGCGGCTTGGTTAGTAATTCAGCATTCAGATAAGATAGGAGTATATTTACCTCTTATAAAAGAAGCTGGAGAAAAAGGAGAGCTGGATATGGCATCGGTAGCAATGATGGAAGATCGGCACCTAATGCAGCAAGAATTAGAGCAGATTTATGGTACACAAGGAATGACGTTAAATTCTAATAGCAAAACACCAATTCCTTTGATATGGCCAATTAAAGATCCAGAATCTGTAAATGAAAGAAGAAAAGAAGCTGGTTTTACTGAAACAATAGAAGAATATAGCGAACGCCTCTTAGGTGTTCCTTACAAAATGTATACATTAGAAGAAGTAAAAAAAATAAAAGAAAACTCTAATCAATAA
- a CDS encoding DUF1599 domain-containing protein, whose protein sequence is MQDTSTQYDTIISNCRDLFNQKMIDYGSAWRILRLPSLTDQVFIKAQRIRSLQENEVRKVNEGEVSEFIGIINYCLMALIQLEKGVAEQPDLSSEEAVMLYDKHIRITKELMMNKNHDYGEAWRDLRVSSLTDLIIQKLLRVKQIEDNKGKTLVSEGIDANYQDMINYAVFAMIHLGEANK, encoded by the coding sequence ATGCAAGATACATCCACACAATATGATACCATAATTAGTAATTGCCGAGATCTATTTAATCAAAAGATGATAGATTATGGCAGTGCGTGGAGAATTCTAAGATTACCATCCTTAACCGATCAGGTTTTTATTAAAGCACAACGAATTAGAAGCCTTCAGGAAAATGAAGTACGCAAGGTAAATGAAGGTGAAGTTTCAGAATTTATAGGGATTATTAATTATTGTTTAATGGCTTTGATACAACTAGAGAAAGGAGTTGCAGAACAACCCGATTTGTCTTCAGAAGAGGCAGTTATGTTGTATGATAAGCATATTAGAATTACCAAGGAATTAATGATGAATAAAAATCATGATTATGGAGAAGCCTGGCGTGATTTACGAGTGAGTTCTCTTACAGATCTTATTATTCAGAAATTACTTAGGGTAAAACAAATAGAAGATAATAAAGGAAAAACGTTGGTAAGCGAGGGTATCGATGCAAACTACCAGGATATGATTAATTATGCGGTATTTGCTATGATTCATTTAGGAGAGGCAAATAAATAG
- the folP gene encoding dihydropteroate synthase produces MTINCKGSLIDLSTPKVMGILNLTPDSFYDGGKYKNENEILKQTEQMLIEGASFIDLGAYSSRPEADHISIEEEEKRILPIVSLLVNEFPEILLSIDTFRSEIAKACIEAGAALINDISAGNLDKNMISTVGILGVPYIMMHMKGTPKTMKSLNKYDNLIHEMNIYFAEKIAEAKKHGVNDMIIDPGFGFAKDTHQNFDLLKNLKLLEVHNLPILAGVSRKSMIYKTLNSTPQEALNGTTSLNTIALLNGASILRVHDVKEAVECVHLVSAYSN; encoded by the coding sequence ATGACAATCAATTGTAAAGGCTCATTAATCGATTTATCTACTCCAAAAGTAATGGGTATCCTTAACCTAACTCCTGATTCTTTTTATGATGGAGGGAAATATAAAAATGAAAACGAGATATTAAAACAAACAGAGCAAATGCTTATCGAAGGTGCTTCTTTTATTGATTTAGGAGCCTATTCCTCAAGACCAGAAGCAGATCATATTTCTATTGAAGAAGAAGAAAAAAGAATCCTGCCTATAGTATCATTGTTGGTTAATGAGTTTCCTGAAATCTTATTATCTATTGATACATTTAGAAGTGAAATTGCAAAAGCATGTATTGAAGCTGGAGCTGCATTAATTAATGATATTTCTGCCGGAAACTTGGATAAAAACATGATCTCAACAGTTGGTATATTAGGAGTCCCATACATCATGATGCACATGAAAGGAACCCCGAAAACCATGAAATCATTAAATAAATATGATAATCTAATTCATGAAATGAATATATATTTTGCAGAAAAAATTGCGGAAGCAAAAAAACATGGTGTGAATGATATGATTATTGATCCTGGGTTTGGTTTTGCTAAAGACACTCATCAGAATTTCGATCTTTTAAAAAATCTAAAACTCTTAGAGGTACATAATTTACCTATACTAGCTGGGGTTTCTCGAAAATCAATGATATACAAAACACTAAATAGTACTCCGCAAGAAGCACTAAATGGCACTACATCTCTTAACACTATTGCCTTGCTTAACGGAGCCTCTATCTTAAGAGTGCATGATGTTAAAGAAGCTGTAGAATGTGTTCATCTGGTAAGTGCTTATTCTAATTAG
- a CDS encoding diadenylate cyclase → MDLINLRILDILDIVLVALLLYYIYKLVKGTAAINIFIGIVMIYLVWKLTQFLAMEMLSSVLGEFIGVGMFALIVVFQQEIRKFLLMIGSTNFGRRRKFLRQLKFIRDAPEDSVTNVTAIVTACSEMAKTHTGALIVIKRNTSLDFVKTSGDTMDVLVNTPIIESIFYKNSPLHDGAMIIEDNSIVATRVILPVTNDNNMPLRFGLRHRAAVGISEKTDALALVVSEETGKLSYIKNGEFVIFKTEEELIDKIKRDLV, encoded by the coding sequence TTGGACTTAATAAACCTAAGAATATTAGATATACTTGATATTGTACTTGTTGCCTTATTATTGTACTATATCTATAAGTTAGTTAAAGGTACTGCAGCTATCAATATTTTTATAGGAATAGTTATGATTTATCTAGTATGGAAACTTACGCAATTCCTTGCTATGGAAATGTTGAGTAGCGTTTTGGGTGAATTTATTGGTGTTGGAATGTTTGCCCTAATTGTAGTTTTTCAGCAAGAAATACGAAAATTCCTTTTAATGATTGGTTCTACTAATTTTGGAAGAAGGCGTAAATTTCTCAGGCAATTAAAATTTATTAGAGATGCACCCGAAGATAGTGTTACCAATGTTACCGCTATTGTAACTGCTTGTAGTGAAATGGCAAAAACTCATACCGGGGCACTTATTGTTATTAAAAGAAATACATCTCTGGATTTTGTTAAAACATCGGGAGATACTATGGATGTTCTTGTAAATACTCCTATAATCGAAAGCATTTTTTATAAAAACAGCCCTCTTCATGATGGGGCCATGATTATAGAAGACAATAGCATAGTAGCTACCCGAGTCATTTTACCAGTTACCAATGATAATAATATGCCTTTACGTTTTGGACTAAGACATCGTGCTGCTGTAGGTATTAGTGAAAAAACCGATGCTTTAGCTTTAGTAGTAAGTGAAGAGACTGGCAAATTATCATATATCAAAAATGGGGAATTTGTGATATTTAAAACAGAAGAAGAATTAATAGATAAAATAAAAAGGGATTTAGTTTAA
- a CDS encoding DUF3667 domain-containing protein, giving the protein MNNLITITNCKNCGQQIESHNFCPDCGAKKITKRITFKNLISEFVDRFLNLDNSFIKTFTHLFTKPEEVIDGYIHGLRKRYVNAFGYFAITITITGVYSFIVKDRLKEIMQFGDNFTAQQAEIQSSIFDTTTQYQSMLSFLMIPLLALLSRLVFLNYKKYNLTEHFVIYLYGYSHIVGVMTLVLLPLTFMVDSFMIVGLVQFPIYIFYMAYVLKRLYQISIKKILIKTLLFLIYGGILYVIVGLVIFLLMVLSGKVEIPTK; this is encoded by the coding sequence ATGAATAATTTAATTACTATTACCAATTGCAAAAATTGTGGCCAACAAATTGAAAGTCATAATTTTTGTCCCGATTGCGGTGCAAAAAAGATTACAAAACGAATTACTTTTAAAAATCTGATTTCAGAATTTGTTGATCGTTTTCTTAATTTGGATAATTCATTTATTAAAACATTTACTCATTTATTCACAAAACCAGAAGAAGTAATCGATGGCTATATCCATGGGCTTAGAAAACGATATGTAAATGCTTTTGGATATTTTGCTATTACCATAACAATTACAGGAGTTTATTCTTTTATAGTAAAAGATAGGTTAAAAGAAATTATGCAGTTTGGTGATAATTTCACTGCACAGCAAGCTGAAATACAAAGCTCGATATTTGACACCACTACGCAATACCAGTCTATGCTAAGTTTTTTAATGATTCCTTTACTAGCTTTATTATCCCGACTGGTCTTTTTAAATTATAAAAAATATAATTTAACAGAGCATTTTGTAATCTACCTATATGGTTACTCTCATATTGTAGGGGTTATGACGCTCGTTTTACTACCGTTAACATTTATGGTAGATAGTTTCATGATTGTAGGTTTGGTACAGTTCCCTATATATATATTTTATATGGCTTATGTTTTAAAGAGGCTTTATCAAATTAGTATAAAGAAAATCCTGATCAAAACACTATTGTTTCTTATCTACGGTGGAATACTATACGTTATTGTAGGGTTAGTAATTTTTTTACTAATGGTTCTATCGGGAAAAGTAGAAATCCCTACTAAATAA